A single region of the Nicotiana sylvestris chromosome 6, ASM39365v2, whole genome shotgun sequence genome encodes:
- the LOC104213214 gene encoding probable UDP-N-acetylglucosamine--peptide N-acetylglucosaminyltransferase SPINDLY isoform X1 yields MKSDPPVVDRTSVTLRLQPPPPQSQPPKIILADLNVDPPDSDGNDSVPVAAVSPTSFSRIIADENFQDKVKKDIEVADTEGKQFKKMGKCRSRMGKLDCPPDCSGADAEPDHNVQGVPSSREEKVSSLKTGLIHVARKMPKNAHAHFVLGLMYQRMGQPQKAILAYEKAEEILVRPEEEIDRPELLSLVQVHHAQCILLGTLEDCSSDEELDPEELENILAKLKEAVKYDVTQVSIWNALGIILLRTGRLQSAISVFSTLLDISPDNLDCLGNLGIACLRSGNLELSEKCFQDLLLKDQNHPTALINYAALLLYKFGSVVAVSGAGANALDGTSADQVIAANVAKECLLAALKADSKAAHTWTNLANAYYLMGDHRSSAKCLEKAGKIEPNCLATRYAVGVHRIRDAERSQNPNEQLSWAGNEMASILREGDSTSIESPIAWAGLAMVQRAQHEIVAGFEIEHNELVEVKEHAIYSLKQAIAEDPADAAQWHQLGLHSLCSQQFRMSQMYLKAAVARSKDCTYAWSNLGIALQLSEESSPAEEVYKQALSLATSKQAHTIFSNLGNLYRQIKQYERAKAMFTKSLELQPGYAPALNNLGLVCVAEGKWEEAKNCFNKAILADPLLDAAKSNMIKSSSMFKMHTSMS; encoded by the exons ATGAAGTCAGACCCCCCCGTCGTTGATAGAACCTCCGTCACCTTGAGGCTACAGCCACCGCCTCCGCAATCTCAGCCGCCCAAAATCATTTTGGCTGACCTCAATGTTGACCCTCCTGATTCCGACGGCAATGATTCTGTACCCGTCGCTGCTGTGTCCCCTACAAGTTTCTCCAG GATAATAGCTGATGAAAATTTTCAGGATAAGGTGAAAAAAGACATAGAGGTTGCAGACACAGAAggtaaacaatttaaaaaaatGGGAAAATGCCGTTCAAGAATGGGTAAGTTAGATTGTCCTCCTGACTGTAGTGGAGCTGATGCAGAGCCTGATCATAATGTTCAAGGTGTACCTTCGTCTCGGGAAGAAAAAGTTAGCAGCCTTAAAACT GGCTTGATACACGTTGCACGAAAAATGCCAAAGAATGCACATGCTCATTTTGTGCTTGGCTTGATGTATCAAAGGATGGGTCAGCCTCAAAAG GCAATTCTGGCATATGAGAAAGCAGAAGAAATTTTAGTTCGCCCCGAGGAAGAAATAGATCGGCCAGAGTTGCTTTCATTAGTCCAGGTTCATCATGCACAG TGTATTTTGCTTGGAACATTGGAAGATTGCAGTTCAGATGAGGAATTAGATCCTGAAGAGCTTGAAAATATTCTTGCTAAACTTAAGGAGGCTGTGAAATATGATGTTACGCAGGTGTCTATTTGGAATGCTCTTGGCATAATACTTCTTAGAACTGGTCGTTTGCAG AGTGCTATATCAGTTTTCTCAACTTTGTTGGACATATCCCCAGACAACTTGGATTGCCTTGGTAATCTTGGAATTGCTTGTCTCCGGAG TGGGAATTTAGAGCTTTCAGAAAAGTGCTTCCAAGATCTGCTTCTAAAAGATCAGAACCATCCTACTGCTTTAATCAATTATGCCGCCCTTCTCTTATATAAATTTGGTTCAGTAGTTGCAG TTTCAGGTGCGGGGGCAAATGCTCTTGATGGAACTTCTGCAGATCAAGTCattgcagccaatgtggccaaagAATGTTTACTAGCAGCTTTAAAAGCAGACTCAAAAGCTGCTCACACTTGGACAAATCTAGCTAATGCTTATTACTTGATGGGTGATCATAGGAGCTCTGCCAAATGCTTGGAAAAG GCAGGAAAAATCGAGCCTAATTGCTTAGCAACAAGATATGCGGTTGGAGTTCACCGCATCAGGGATGCAGAGAGGTCCCAGAATCCCAATGAGCAGCTTTCATGGGCTGGGAATGAGATGGCCTCGATACTAAGAGAAGGAGATTCTACTTCAATAGAGTCTCCAATAGCATGGGCTGGTCTTGCCATGGTCCAGAGGGCCCAACACGAAATTGTGGCAGGATTTGAAATAGAGCATAATGAATTGGTGGAAGTCAAGGAGCATGCAATCTACAGTCTAAAGCAG GCAATAGCTGAAGATCCTGCCGATGCTGCTCAATGGCATCAACTTGGCCTTCATAGTCTTTGTTCCCAACAATTTAGGATGTCTCAAATGTACCTCAAGGCTGCAGTTGCACGTAGTAAGGACTGCACGTATGCCTGGTCAAATCTTG GTATTGCACTGCAACTGTCCGAGGAGTCTTCTCCAGCTGAAGAGGTTTATAAACAGGCATTGTCACTAGCTACATCAAAACAAGCGCACACAATATTTTCAAACCTTGGGAACCTCTATCGGCAGATAAAACAGTATGAACGTGCAAAGGCAATGTTCACCAAATCACTTGAACTGCAGCCTGGATATGCACCAGCTTTGAACAATTTAGGTCTTGTATGTGTTGCCGAAGGAAAATGGGAAGAAGCCAAGAACTGTTTCAACAAGGCGATCCTGGCAGATCCGCTGCTTGATGCTGCTAAATCCAACATGATTAAATCTTCTAGCATGTTCAAGATGCATACCAGCATGTCATGA
- the LOC104213214 gene encoding probable UDP-N-acetylglucosamine--peptide N-acetylglucosaminyltransferase SPINDLY isoform X3 has product MKSDPPVVDRTSVTLRLQPPPPQSQPPKIILADLNVDPPDSDGNDSVPVAAVSPTSFSRIIADENFQDKVKKDIEVADTEEPDHNVQGVPSSREEKVSSLKTGLIHVARKMPKNAHAHFVLGLMYQRMGQPQKAILAYEKAEEILVRPEEEIDRPELLSLVQVHHAQCILLGTLEDCSSDEELDPEELENILAKLKEAVKYDVTQVSIWNALGIILLRTGRLQSAISVFSTLLDISPDNLDCLGNLGIACLRSGNLELSEKCFQDLLLKDQNHPTALINYAALLLYKFGSVVAVSGAGANALDGTSADQVIAANVAKECLLAALKADSKAAHTWTNLANAYYLMGDHRSSAKCLEKAGKIEPNCLATRYAVGVHRIRDAERSQNPNEQLSWAGNEMASILREGDSTSIESPIAWAGLAMVQRAQHEIVAGFEIEHNELVEVKEHAIYSLKQAIAEDPADAAQWHQLGLHSLCSQQFRMSQMYLKAAVARSKDCTYAWSNLGIALQLSEESSPAEEVYKQALSLATSKQAHTIFSNLGNLYRQIKQYERAKAMFTKSLELQPGYAPALNNLGLVCVAEGKWEEAKNCFNKAILADPLLDAAKSNMIKSSSMFKMHTSMS; this is encoded by the exons ATGAAGTCAGACCCCCCCGTCGTTGATAGAACCTCCGTCACCTTGAGGCTACAGCCACCGCCTCCGCAATCTCAGCCGCCCAAAATCATTTTGGCTGACCTCAATGTTGACCCTCCTGATTCCGACGGCAATGATTCTGTACCCGTCGCTGCTGTGTCCCCTACAAGTTTCTCCAG GATAATAGCTGATGAAAATTTTCAGGATAAGGTGAAAAAAGACATAGAGGTTGCAGACACAGAAg AGCCTGATCATAATGTTCAAGGTGTACCTTCGTCTCGGGAAGAAAAAGTTAGCAGCCTTAAAACT GGCTTGATACACGTTGCACGAAAAATGCCAAAGAATGCACATGCTCATTTTGTGCTTGGCTTGATGTATCAAAGGATGGGTCAGCCTCAAAAG GCAATTCTGGCATATGAGAAAGCAGAAGAAATTTTAGTTCGCCCCGAGGAAGAAATAGATCGGCCAGAGTTGCTTTCATTAGTCCAGGTTCATCATGCACAG TGTATTTTGCTTGGAACATTGGAAGATTGCAGTTCAGATGAGGAATTAGATCCTGAAGAGCTTGAAAATATTCTTGCTAAACTTAAGGAGGCTGTGAAATATGATGTTACGCAGGTGTCTATTTGGAATGCTCTTGGCATAATACTTCTTAGAACTGGTCGTTTGCAG AGTGCTATATCAGTTTTCTCAACTTTGTTGGACATATCCCCAGACAACTTGGATTGCCTTGGTAATCTTGGAATTGCTTGTCTCCGGAG TGGGAATTTAGAGCTTTCAGAAAAGTGCTTCCAAGATCTGCTTCTAAAAGATCAGAACCATCCTACTGCTTTAATCAATTATGCCGCCCTTCTCTTATATAAATTTGGTTCAGTAGTTGCAG TTTCAGGTGCGGGGGCAAATGCTCTTGATGGAACTTCTGCAGATCAAGTCattgcagccaatgtggccaaagAATGTTTACTAGCAGCTTTAAAAGCAGACTCAAAAGCTGCTCACACTTGGACAAATCTAGCTAATGCTTATTACTTGATGGGTGATCATAGGAGCTCTGCCAAATGCTTGGAAAAG GCAGGAAAAATCGAGCCTAATTGCTTAGCAACAAGATATGCGGTTGGAGTTCACCGCATCAGGGATGCAGAGAGGTCCCAGAATCCCAATGAGCAGCTTTCATGGGCTGGGAATGAGATGGCCTCGATACTAAGAGAAGGAGATTCTACTTCAATAGAGTCTCCAATAGCATGGGCTGGTCTTGCCATGGTCCAGAGGGCCCAACACGAAATTGTGGCAGGATTTGAAATAGAGCATAATGAATTGGTGGAAGTCAAGGAGCATGCAATCTACAGTCTAAAGCAG GCAATAGCTGAAGATCCTGCCGATGCTGCTCAATGGCATCAACTTGGCCTTCATAGTCTTTGTTCCCAACAATTTAGGATGTCTCAAATGTACCTCAAGGCTGCAGTTGCACGTAGTAAGGACTGCACGTATGCCTGGTCAAATCTTG GTATTGCACTGCAACTGTCCGAGGAGTCTTCTCCAGCTGAAGAGGTTTATAAACAGGCATTGTCACTAGCTACATCAAAACAAGCGCACACAATATTTTCAAACCTTGGGAACCTCTATCGGCAGATAAAACAGTATGAACGTGCAAAGGCAATGTTCACCAAATCACTTGAACTGCAGCCTGGATATGCACCAGCTTTGAACAATTTAGGTCTTGTATGTGTTGCCGAAGGAAAATGGGAAGAAGCCAAGAACTGTTTCAACAAGGCGATCCTGGCAGATCCGCTGCTTGATGCTGCTAAATCCAACATGATTAAATCTTCTAGCATGTTCAAGATGCATACCAGCATGTCATGA
- the LOC104213214 gene encoding probable UDP-N-acetylglucosamine--peptide N-acetylglucosaminyltransferase SEC isoform X2 → MKSDPPVVDRTSVTLRLQPPPPQSQPPKIILADLNVDPPDSDGNDSVPVAAVSPTSFSRIIADENFQDKVKKDIEVADTEGKQFKKMGKCRSRMGKLDCPPDCSGADAEPDHNVQGVPSSREEKVSSLKTGLIHVARKMPKNAHAHFVLGLMYQRMGQPQKAILAYEKAEEILVRPEEEIDRPELLSLVQVHHAQCILLGTLEDCSSDEELDPEELENILAKLKEAVKYDVTQVSIWNALGIILLRTGRLQSAISVFSTLLDISPDNLDCLGNLGIACLRSGNLELSEKCFQDLLLKDQNHPTALINYAALLLYKFGSVVAGAGANALDGTSADQVIAANVAKECLLAALKADSKAAHTWTNLANAYYLMGDHRSSAKCLEKAGKIEPNCLATRYAVGVHRIRDAERSQNPNEQLSWAGNEMASILREGDSTSIESPIAWAGLAMVQRAQHEIVAGFEIEHNELVEVKEHAIYSLKQAIAEDPADAAQWHQLGLHSLCSQQFRMSQMYLKAAVARSKDCTYAWSNLGIALQLSEESSPAEEVYKQALSLATSKQAHTIFSNLGNLYRQIKQYERAKAMFTKSLELQPGYAPALNNLGLVCVAEGKWEEAKNCFNKAILADPLLDAAKSNMIKSSSMFKMHTSMS, encoded by the exons ATGAAGTCAGACCCCCCCGTCGTTGATAGAACCTCCGTCACCTTGAGGCTACAGCCACCGCCTCCGCAATCTCAGCCGCCCAAAATCATTTTGGCTGACCTCAATGTTGACCCTCCTGATTCCGACGGCAATGATTCTGTACCCGTCGCTGCTGTGTCCCCTACAAGTTTCTCCAG GATAATAGCTGATGAAAATTTTCAGGATAAGGTGAAAAAAGACATAGAGGTTGCAGACACAGAAggtaaacaatttaaaaaaatGGGAAAATGCCGTTCAAGAATGGGTAAGTTAGATTGTCCTCCTGACTGTAGTGGAGCTGATGCAGAGCCTGATCATAATGTTCAAGGTGTACCTTCGTCTCGGGAAGAAAAAGTTAGCAGCCTTAAAACT GGCTTGATACACGTTGCACGAAAAATGCCAAAGAATGCACATGCTCATTTTGTGCTTGGCTTGATGTATCAAAGGATGGGTCAGCCTCAAAAG GCAATTCTGGCATATGAGAAAGCAGAAGAAATTTTAGTTCGCCCCGAGGAAGAAATAGATCGGCCAGAGTTGCTTTCATTAGTCCAGGTTCATCATGCACAG TGTATTTTGCTTGGAACATTGGAAGATTGCAGTTCAGATGAGGAATTAGATCCTGAAGAGCTTGAAAATATTCTTGCTAAACTTAAGGAGGCTGTGAAATATGATGTTACGCAGGTGTCTATTTGGAATGCTCTTGGCATAATACTTCTTAGAACTGGTCGTTTGCAG AGTGCTATATCAGTTTTCTCAACTTTGTTGGACATATCCCCAGACAACTTGGATTGCCTTGGTAATCTTGGAATTGCTTGTCTCCGGAG TGGGAATTTAGAGCTTTCAGAAAAGTGCTTCCAAGATCTGCTTCTAAAAGATCAGAACCATCCTACTGCTTTAATCAATTATGCCGCCCTTCTCTTATATAAATTTGGTTCAGTAGTTGCAG GTGCGGGGGCAAATGCTCTTGATGGAACTTCTGCAGATCAAGTCattgcagccaatgtggccaaagAATGTTTACTAGCAGCTTTAAAAGCAGACTCAAAAGCTGCTCACACTTGGACAAATCTAGCTAATGCTTATTACTTGATGGGTGATCATAGGAGCTCTGCCAAATGCTTGGAAAAG GCAGGAAAAATCGAGCCTAATTGCTTAGCAACAAGATATGCGGTTGGAGTTCACCGCATCAGGGATGCAGAGAGGTCCCAGAATCCCAATGAGCAGCTTTCATGGGCTGGGAATGAGATGGCCTCGATACTAAGAGAAGGAGATTCTACTTCAATAGAGTCTCCAATAGCATGGGCTGGTCTTGCCATGGTCCAGAGGGCCCAACACGAAATTGTGGCAGGATTTGAAATAGAGCATAATGAATTGGTGGAAGTCAAGGAGCATGCAATCTACAGTCTAAAGCAG GCAATAGCTGAAGATCCTGCCGATGCTGCTCAATGGCATCAACTTGGCCTTCATAGTCTTTGTTCCCAACAATTTAGGATGTCTCAAATGTACCTCAAGGCTGCAGTTGCACGTAGTAAGGACTGCACGTATGCCTGGTCAAATCTTG GTATTGCACTGCAACTGTCCGAGGAGTCTTCTCCAGCTGAAGAGGTTTATAAACAGGCATTGTCACTAGCTACATCAAAACAAGCGCACACAATATTTTCAAACCTTGGGAACCTCTATCGGCAGATAAAACAGTATGAACGTGCAAAGGCAATGTTCACCAAATCACTTGAACTGCAGCCTGGATATGCACCAGCTTTGAACAATTTAGGTCTTGTATGTGTTGCCGAAGGAAAATGGGAAGAAGCCAAGAACTGTTTCAACAAGGCGATCCTGGCAGATCCGCTGCTTGATGCTGCTAAATCCAACATGATTAAATCTTCTAGCATGTTCAAGATGCATACCAGCATGTCATGA